In a single window of the Flavobacterium sp. W4I14 genome:
- a CDS encoding sialate O-acetylesterase (product_source=KO:K05970; cath_funfam=3.40.50.1110; ko=KO:K05970; pfam=PF02837,PF03629; superfamily=52266), with protein sequence MTVKSYLPLCALLVTVLFTNLKSKAEVKLPQLISNRMVLQRNTDLKIWGWANANEKVKLSFNNRKFEAITGNDGKWLIMLPKMKAGGPYTMTIEGQNLITLTDILIGDVYFCAGQSNMVLAMERLKENYPNEVKNDNFPQIRNFFVPTKADVSKESLDLPKGEWKLASGKELLEFGGVTYFFAKKLYQKYKIPIGIINSSVGGTPIEAWMSMDAFKDFPAAEAQIKNFRDTIYMNNLKKQVLPMPVKTLQSSYVPKTWHKFWMPGYWADQGVRNLNGIVYFKKEIDVPAGMTGVQAKLFMGRIIDADSTFVNGVFVGNITYQYPPRRYNVPANLLKSGKNTILVKVTNTMGKGGFVPDKNYSLQANGQIIDLRGEWDYQVNQVFPKPSYSPSGQQIIQPIVAQSSPTGLYNTMVAPAINYSISGFLWYQGETNAGKPRAYAKLLPALINDWRSKWGLGNIPFLFAQLPNYMEVDYVPVESDWAQLRQSQLQTLKVPNTGMSVGLGAGEWNDIHPLNKKTIGERLALWAEKLIYGEKNIVYSGPIYRSAIVQGNKVILNFDHVGSGLTAKGEPELYHFAIAGADKKYIWAKAKIEGNTVMVWNNRISSPVAVRYAWADNPDGANLYNAEGLPASPFEAEIK encoded by the coding sequence ATGACCGTAAAATCTTATCTTCCGCTTTGCGCTTTGCTCGTTACAGTTTTGTTCACGAACCTGAAGTCAAAAGCTGAGGTAAAACTTCCACAGCTAATCAGTAATCGAATGGTGCTACAACGAAATACAGATTTAAAGATCTGGGGTTGGGCCAATGCAAATGAGAAAGTTAAACTTTCTTTTAACAATAGAAAGTTTGAGGCAATTACCGGTAACGACGGGAAGTGGTTGATTATGCTTCCCAAAATGAAAGCCGGAGGCCCATATACCATGACTATTGAAGGACAGAATTTGATTACATTAACCGATATTTTAATTGGAGACGTATATTTTTGTGCCGGCCAATCTAATATGGTGTTAGCAATGGAAAGACTGAAAGAAAATTATCCAAACGAAGTTAAGAATGATAATTTTCCTCAAATCAGGAATTTCTTTGTACCCACAAAAGCTGATGTATCCAAAGAGTCACTGGATCTGCCAAAAGGGGAGTGGAAGTTGGCATCAGGTAAAGAATTGCTTGAGTTTGGAGGAGTTACTTATTTCTTCGCAAAGAAACTCTATCAAAAATACAAAATTCCAATTGGGATCATTAATTCCAGTGTGGGTGGAACACCAATAGAGGCTTGGATGAGTATGGATGCATTTAAGGATTTTCCTGCAGCTGAAGCCCAGATCAAAAACTTTAGGGATACCATTTATATGAACAACCTAAAAAAACAGGTGCTACCTATGCCAGTTAAAACCTTGCAATCGTCCTATGTGCCAAAAACATGGCATAAGTTCTGGATGCCGGGTTATTGGGCAGATCAGGGTGTGAGAAACCTGAATGGCATCGTGTACTTTAAAAAAGAAATTGATGTTCCTGCGGGGATGACAGGTGTACAGGCAAAACTTTTTATGGGGCGTATTATCGATGCTGATTCTACTTTCGTAAATGGCGTTTTTGTAGGCAATATTACTTATCAATATCCTCCAAGAAGATACAATGTGCCAGCAAACCTGTTAAAATCTGGAAAAAATACCATTTTAGTAAAAGTTACAAATACAATGGGCAAAGGTGGCTTTGTGCCTGATAAAAATTATTCGCTACAGGCCAACGGACAAATAATTGACTTAAGAGGCGAATGGGATTACCAGGTGAACCAGGTATTTCCTAAACCAAGTTATTCCCCGTCAGGACAGCAGATTATCCAGCCAATTGTGGCACAAAGTTCTCCTACGGGACTTTACAATACCATGGTTGCACCTGCAATTAATTATAGTATAAGTGGCTTTTTATGGTACCAGGGTGAAACAAATGCAGGCAAGCCAAGAGCATACGCCAAACTGCTACCTGCACTGATTAACGATTGGAGAAGTAAATGGGGCTTAGGCAATATTCCGTTTTTATTTGCACAACTACCCAATTATATGGAGGTTGATTATGTTCCCGTTGAGAGCGACTGGGCACAACTTCGGCAGAGCCAACTCCAAACCTTAAAAGTGCCAAATACAGGAATGTCTGTTGGGCTCGGTGCCGGTGAATGGAATGATATTCATCCCCTGAACAAAAAAACAATTGGCGAGCGTTTGGCTTTGTGGGCCGAAAAGCTGATTTATGGTGAAAAAAACATTGTTTACTCAGGTCCGATCTACAGATCAGCAATAGTGCAAGGAAATAAGGTGATTTTGAATTTTGATCATGTGGGAAGTGGACTAACTGCGAAAGGTGAACCCGAACTTTACCATTTTGCCATTGCAGGTGCCGATAAAAAATATATTTGGGCTAAAGCTAAAATTGAAGGTAACACCGTAATGGTTTGGAACAATAGAATTTCCAGTCCTGTTGCTGTTCGATACGCCTGGGCAGATAATCCCGACGGTGCAAATTTATATAACGCAGAGGGCTTGCCGGCATCTCCGTTCGAAGCTGAAATAAAATAG
- a CDS encoding endo-1,4-beta-xylanase (product_source=KO:K01181; cath_funfam=3.20.20.80; cog=COG3693; ko=KO:K01181; pfam=PF00331,PF02018; smart=SM00633; superfamily=51445), with product MKRLYKIAFGLAGAILLASCHKYEALDFQVAKPTSFAAQEQIDAYQPLKTYIDRTANPKFKFGAGTSLQSYLSKGVIYRLTNSNFDEITLGYEMKHGAVVQADGSLALTNVKNLLETASKAGITVFGHTLAWHANQNATYLKGLIAPVVTPSNGGPTWDLVTGADFETDNAANYQTNTNAVASFTALGQGANGIGRALKISNASVRANDYDAQLFVKFSPAMQLNEIYELKMDVRSDVAASYPTQAHSTPGTYLWHDFFGTISPTTTWTTYTKQITITQKEMANTGTIAFNLGKTATNFYFDNITLKKYNPLGGTTIVEKTAEQKKTILTTALDTWIKGIVTASKDYVKAWDVVNEPMDDAKPAELKTAAGRTSIAADEFFWQDYLGKDYALKAFQLARQYGNATDIHFINDYNLEYSIDKCKGLIDYVKYLEGKGAKIDGIGTQMHIIATSDKAKIEEMFKLLAATGKLIKISELDMGFTGNIKTAQATPEQYAAQAEMYKYVIKKYFELIPAAQRYGITIWAPQDSPATSSWRAGEPIGLWTEGFVRKPAYVGTAEGLKK from the coding sequence ATGAAACGATTATATAAAATAGCATTTGGTCTGGCGGGGGCAATATTGCTTGCTTCCTGTCATAAATACGAGGCACTCGATTTTCAGGTGGCTAAACCTACAAGCTTCGCGGCCCAGGAGCAGATCGATGCCTATCAGCCATTAAAAACCTATATTGATAGAACGGCAAATCCTAAATTTAAATTTGGTGCGGGAACAAGCCTACAATCATATCTCTCCAAAGGCGTAATTTATAGATTAACCAATAGTAATTTTGATGAAATTACACTAGGTTATGAGATGAAACACGGTGCCGTTGTACAGGCTGACGGAAGTTTGGCCTTAACCAATGTGAAAAACCTGTTGGAGACAGCGTCTAAAGCTGGTATTACAGTTTTTGGGCATACACTCGCCTGGCATGCCAATCAAAATGCAACATATTTAAAAGGACTGATTGCTCCGGTTGTAACTCCGTCAAACGGAGGCCCAACATGGGATTTGGTAACAGGCGCTGATTTTGAAACCGATAACGCTGCAAATTATCAAACCAATACCAATGCGGTAGCCTCATTTACAGCCTTAGGTCAGGGAGCAAATGGTATAGGTAGGGCATTGAAAATAAGTAATGCAAGCGTTCGGGCTAACGATTATGACGCACAGTTATTTGTAAAATTCTCCCCAGCTATGCAGCTCAACGAAATATATGAGCTAAAAATGGATGTACGTTCCGATGTGGCAGCATCTTATCCTACACAAGCACATAGTACCCCTGGGACTTACTTATGGCATGATTTTTTTGGTACAATTTCACCGACAACAACATGGACAACCTATACCAAACAGATTACCATTACTCAAAAAGAAATGGCAAACACTGGTACAATTGCTTTTAATCTGGGTAAAACAGCAACAAATTTTTATTTCGATAACATCACGCTCAAAAAATACAACCCGCTTGGCGGCACTACAATTGTAGAAAAAACTGCCGAGCAGAAAAAGACCATTTTAACCACGGCATTAGATACCTGGATTAAAGGTATAGTTACCGCTTCAAAAGATTATGTTAAAGCTTGGGATGTGGTAAACGAGCCAATGGATGATGCAAAGCCAGCTGAGCTTAAAACTGCTGCGGGTAGAACTTCCATTGCGGCTGATGAATTCTTTTGGCAAGATTACCTGGGTAAGGATTATGCGCTAAAGGCATTTCAATTGGCCAGGCAGTATGGTAATGCGACTGATATCCATTTTATTAATGATTATAACCTAGAATATAGCATCGATAAATGCAAAGGATTAATTGATTATGTAAAGTATTTAGAAGGCAAAGGCGCAAAAATAGATGGTATTGGTACGCAAATGCACATTATAGCTACTTCTGATAAAGCAAAGATTGAAGAAATGTTCAAGTTATTGGCCGCAACTGGTAAACTTATCAAAATATCAGAATTGGATATGGGTTTTACAGGAAATATAAAAACTGCACAGGCAACACCCGAGCAATATGCAGCTCAAGCTGAGATGTACAAATATGTCATCAAGAAATATTTTGAGCTTATTCCGGCAGCTCAGCGATATGGAATCACCATATGGGCGCCTCAGGATAGTCCAGCAACCTCAAGTTGGAGGGCAGGGGAGCCAATTGGCTTATGGACAGAAGGTTTTGTACGAAAACCAGCCTATGTTGGCACAGCAGAAGGCTTAAAAAAATAA